In the genome of Pseudomonas protegens, one region contains:
- a CDS encoding c-type cytochrome, giving the protein MTLKRLSVVLLACLTLSACGGVYPNSPLGQRKAIFKQMLKTGEDLGGMLRGRIPFDGARFAEGAVKLDALSHEPWKHFPEVKEEDHSSATDDVWRKQARFQELARNLEAATAELVTISQVQPYKASNLGPAVQKVEDVCSACHKEFRNH; this is encoded by the coding sequence ATGACGCTAAAAAGACTTTCCGTTGTATTGCTGGCCTGCCTGACGCTTTCTGCCTGTGGCGGTGTCTACCCCAACTCGCCCCTGGGTCAGCGCAAGGCGATCTTCAAACAGATGCTCAAGACCGGCGAGGACCTGGGGGGCATGCTGCGTGGGCGGATTCCTTTCGACGGCGCACGTTTTGCCGAAGGTGCGGTGAAGCTGGATGCCTTGTCCCATGAGCCCTGGAAGCATTTTCCCGAGGTCAAGGAAGAGGACCACAGCAGCGCCACCGATGATGTCTGGCGCAAGCAGGCGCGTTTCCAGGAGCTGGCGCGCAACCTTGAAGCGGCCACCGCCGAGTTGGTGACCATCAGCCAGGTCCAGCCCTACAAGGCCAGCAATCTGGGGCCGGCGGTGCAGAAAGTCGAGGACGTCTGCAGTGCCTGCCACAAAGAGTTTCGCAATCACTGA
- a CDS encoding DUF1090 domain-containing protein gives MKLFPSLAALTLCSLMSAPLLAAEPAQPLTGCAAKRQAIMTQIEQAKAHGNSDQQAGLERALSEVTAHCTDASLKKDRENKVLEAKHEVSRRQADLEKAMKKGDSEKINKRKDKLAESRKELQQALDELDK, from the coding sequence ATGAAACTGTTTCCGTCCCTCGCTGCCCTGACCCTGTGCAGCCTGATGAGCGCGCCCCTGCTGGCCGCCGAACCCGCCCAGCCACTGACCGGCTGCGCCGCCAAGCGCCAGGCCATCATGACCCAGATCGAACAGGCCAAGGCCCATGGCAACAGCGATCAGCAGGCCGGCCTGGAGCGCGCCCTGAGCGAAGTCACCGCCCATTGCACCGATGCCTCGCTGAAGAAGGACCGGGAAAACAAGGTTCTGGAAGCCAAGCATGAGGTCAGCCGACGTCAGGCCGACCTGGAAAAGGCCATGAAGAAAGGCGACTCGGAGAAGATCAACAAGCGCAAGGACAAGCTCGCCGAGTCCCGTAAGGAACTGCAGCAAGCCCTGGACGAACTGGACAAATAA
- the ligB gene encoding NAD-dependent DNA ligase LigB, translating into MLPRLFLLFLTLTGLPALAQCPDWPSARAERELSALHQQLEAWDNRYHRHGQSPVADELYDQSRQRLTHLQQCFPQLPVAADHPLLGARGPVPHPIAHTGVEKLPDDNAVQLWLKGRDGIWAQPKIDGVAVTLIYRQGHFHQALSRGDGVHGQDWSARARQIPAIPKQLPQPVDLLLQGELYQRLEQHIQAQSGSLNARSRVAGWLARKHLSAAEAAQIGLFVWDWPQGPATLSERLEQLAQLGFDEGVRYSRPVAGFSEARHWREHWYRSPLPFASDGIILRQSLRPAAERWQARAPHWIAAWKYPYAQALANVRAVRFRIGRTGRISPLLDIDPVILDDRQIRRVSVGSLQRWQALDIVPGDQVAISLAGLTLPRLDGVVLRSQQRQAIQAPAPEDFHALSCWRPTPGCEDQFVARLTWLSGKQGLHLDNIGEQTWARLVATGRIKGLLDWLTLDQAELANIAGFGTRSSLRLIESLQQARQRPFARWLKALGLPPSGSAELNGPWQVLASRSSLDWQHEAGIGPERAAQLEAFFREPQVLALQATLNQAGINGF; encoded by the coding sequence ATGCTGCCAAGACTCTTCCTGCTGTTTCTGACCCTCACCGGCCTGCCCGCCCTGGCCCAATGTCCCGACTGGCCCAGTGCCCGGGCCGAACGCGAACTCAGCGCCCTGCACCAACAGCTCGAGGCCTGGGACAACCGCTATCACCGACACGGACAATCGCCCGTCGCCGATGAGCTCTATGATCAGTCCCGTCAGCGCCTGACCCACCTGCAGCAATGCTTCCCCCAGCTGCCCGTCGCCGCGGATCATCCCCTGCTCGGCGCCCGGGGCCCGGTGCCCCATCCCATCGCCCACACCGGAGTGGAAAAGCTCCCCGACGACAACGCGGTACAGCTCTGGCTGAAAGGCCGTGACGGCATCTGGGCTCAACCCAAGATCGATGGCGTGGCGGTAACCCTGATCTACCGCCAGGGCCACTTCCACCAGGCACTGAGCCGGGGAGATGGCGTGCACGGCCAGGACTGGAGCGCCCGCGCCCGGCAGATCCCGGCCATCCCCAAACAACTGCCCCAGCCCGTGGACCTGCTCTTGCAGGGAGAGCTCTATCAACGCCTGGAACAACATATCCAGGCCCAGTCCGGCAGCCTCAATGCCCGCAGCCGGGTCGCCGGATGGCTGGCGCGCAAACACCTGTCGGCGGCAGAGGCGGCGCAAATCGGCCTGTTCGTCTGGGACTGGCCCCAAGGCCCCGCCACGCTGAGTGAACGCCTGGAGCAACTGGCGCAGCTGGGCTTCGACGAAGGCGTCCGATACAGCCGCCCGGTCGCAGGCTTCAGCGAGGCCCGGCACTGGCGGGAACACTGGTACCGTTCGCCCCTGCCCTTTGCCAGCGACGGCATCATTCTGCGCCAGAGCCTGCGCCCCGCCGCCGAACGCTGGCAGGCCAGGGCCCCACATTGGATCGCGGCCTGGAAATACCCCTATGCCCAGGCCCTGGCCAATGTGCGTGCGGTGCGCTTTCGGATCGGCCGCACCGGGCGCATCAGCCCCTTGCTGGACATCGACCCGGTGATCCTCGATGACCGACAGATCCGCCGCGTCAGCGTCGGCTCGCTGCAACGCTGGCAAGCCCTGGATATCGTCCCCGGCGACCAGGTGGCCATCAGCCTGGCCGGACTGACCCTCCCCCGCCTGGATGGCGTGGTCCTCAGGAGCCAGCAGCGCCAGGCCATCCAGGCGCCAGCGCCGGAAGACTTTCATGCCCTGAGCTGCTGGCGGCCAACACCCGGATGCGAAGACCAGTTTGTCGCCCGCCTGACCTGGCTCAGCGGCAAGCAAGGGCTGCACCTGGACAATATCGGCGAACAAACCTGGGCCAGGCTGGTTGCAACAGGCCGTATCAAAGGCCTTTTGGATTGGCTGACCCTGGATCAGGCAGAGCTTGCTAACATTGCCGGCTTCGGCACACGCAGCAGCCTGCGACTGATCGAGAGTCTGCAACAGGCAAGGCAACGCCCCTTCGCACGCTGGCTCAAAGCCCTGGGCCTGCCGCCCAGCGGCTCGGCCGAACTGAACGGTCCGTGGCAGGTTCTGGCTTCACGCAGCAGCCTGGACTGGCAGCACGAAGCCGGTATCGGCCCGGAAAGGGCTGCGCAGCTGGAGGCGTTTTTTCGCGAGCCCCAGGTGCTGGCCTTGCAGGCAACCCTGAATCAGGCCGGCATCAACGGCTTTTAG
- the metK gene encoding methionine adenosyltransferase, with translation MSEYSLFTSESVSEGHPDKIADQISDAVLDAIIAQDKHARVAVETLVKTGVAIVAGEVTTSAWVDLEQIVRDVICDIGYTSSDVGFDGATCGVMNIIGKQSPDINQGVDRAKPEDQGAGDQGLMFGYASNETAALMPAPIAFSHQLVQRQAEARKSGLLPWLRPDAKSQVTCRYENGIVVGIDAVVLSTQHNPEVSYNDLREGVMELIVKHVLPAELLHKDTQFHINPTGQFVIGGPVGDCGLTGRKIIVDSYGGMARHGGGAFSGKDPSKVDRSAAYAGRYVAKNIVAAGLAERCEIQVSYAIGVAQPTSISLNTFGTGKISDDKIIKLVREHFDLRPYAITTMLDLLHPMYQETAAYGHFGRTPQTKTVGDDTFTTFTWEKTDRADALRAAAGL, from the coding sequence ATGAGCGAATACTCCCTTTTCACCTCCGAGTCCGTGTCTGAAGGGCATCCGGATAAAATCGCTGACCAGATCTCCGATGCGGTGCTGGACGCCATCATTGCCCAGGACAAGCACGCTCGCGTTGCTGTGGAAACCCTGGTCAAGACCGGTGTCGCCATCGTCGCCGGGGAAGTCACCACCAGCGCCTGGGTCGACCTGGAGCAGATCGTTCGCGACGTGATCTGCGACATCGGCTACACCAGCTCCGACGTCGGCTTCGACGGCGCCACCTGTGGCGTGATGAACATCATTGGCAAGCAGTCCCCCGACATCAACCAGGGCGTCGACCGGGCCAAGCCCGAAGATCAGGGCGCCGGCGACCAGGGCCTGATGTTCGGCTACGCCAGCAACGAAACCGCCGCGCTGATGCCGGCACCGATTGCCTTCTCCCACCAACTGGTCCAGCGCCAGGCTGAAGCCCGCAAATCGGGCCTGCTGCCATGGTTGCGCCCGGACGCCAAGTCCCAGGTCACCTGCCGCTATGAAAACGGCATCGTGGTCGGCATCGACGCGGTGGTGCTGTCGACCCAGCACAACCCCGAAGTGTCGTACAACGACCTGCGCGAAGGCGTGATGGAGCTGATCGTCAAGCACGTGCTGCCGGCCGAACTGCTGCACAAGGACACCCAGTTCCACATCAACCCGACCGGCCAGTTCGTCATCGGTGGCCCGGTGGGCGACTGCGGCCTGACCGGGCGCAAGATCATCGTCGACAGCTACGGCGGCATGGCCCGTCACGGCGGCGGCGCGTTCTCCGGCAAGGACCCATCCAAGGTTGACCGCTCCGCTGCTTATGCCGGTCGCTACGTGGCCAAGAACATCGTTGCCGCCGGCCTGGCCGAACGCTGCGAGATCCAGGTGTCCTACGCCATCGGCGTGGCCCAACCGACCTCGATCTCCCTGAACACCTTCGGCACCGGCAAGATCAGCGACGACAAGATCATCAAGCTGGTTCGCGAGCACTTCGACCTGCGTCCATACGCGATCACCACCATGCTCGACCTGCTGCACCCGATGTATCAGGAAACCGCAGCCTACGGTCACTTCGGCCGTACTCCGCAAACCAAGACCGTGGGTGACGACACCTTCACCACCTTCACTTGGGAAAAGACCGACCGCGCCGACGCCCTGCGCGCTGCTGCCGGCCTCTAA
- a CDS encoding ArsR/SmtB family transcription factor, which translates to MNLSAPTIEHDDCDELAALCKAGGDPLRLNVLRALSNDSFGVLELAQIFAIGQSGMSHHLKVLAQASLVATRREGNAIFYRRALPHTELLGGKLHAALLDEVDQVRLPQDVQKRIGLVHRQRAAASQDFFSRVADKFRAQQDLIAGLPQYRDSVLALLDKLSFNPMATAIEVGPGDGGFLPDLARRFARVTALDNSPAMLELARQLCERETLANVSLQLADALDGVQLTADCVVLNMVLHHFAAPAEALKQMAQLLQPGGSLLVTDLCSHNQSWAKEACGDLWLGFEQDDLARWATAAGLTPGESLYVGLRNGFQIQVRHFQRPAGDTHHR; encoded by the coding sequence ATGAACCTGAGCGCACCCACCATTGAGCATGACGATTGCGACGAACTGGCGGCCCTGTGCAAGGCCGGCGGCGATCCTCTGCGACTCAATGTATTGCGCGCCCTGAGCAACGACTCGTTCGGCGTGCTGGAACTGGCGCAGATCTTTGCCATCGGCCAGTCGGGCATGAGCCACCATTTGAAGGTTCTGGCCCAAGCCAGCCTGGTGGCGACCCGCCGTGAAGGCAACGCGATTTTCTACCGCCGCGCCCTGCCCCACACCGAACTCCTGGGCGGCAAGCTGCACGCCGCACTGCTGGACGAAGTCGACCAGGTGCGGCTGCCGCAGGATGTCCAGAAGCGGATTGGCCTGGTGCACCGGCAACGGGCCGCGGCCAGCCAGGACTTTTTTTCCCGGGTAGCGGATAAGTTCCGCGCCCAGCAGGACCTGATCGCAGGACTGCCCCAGTACCGCGACAGCGTGCTCGCGCTACTGGACAAGCTGAGCTTCAACCCCATGGCCACGGCCATTGAAGTGGGGCCCGGCGACGGTGGTTTTCTCCCCGACCTGGCCCGACGCTTTGCCCGGGTCACCGCGCTGGACAACAGTCCGGCGATGCTTGAACTGGCGCGTCAGCTGTGTGAACGCGAAACACTGGCTAACGTCAGCCTGCAACTGGCCGATGCACTGGATGGCGTACAACTGACGGCCGACTGCGTGGTGCTGAACATGGTCCTGCACCATTTCGCCGCACCGGCCGAGGCCCTCAAGCAGATGGCCCAATTGCTGCAACCAGGCGGCAGCCTGTTGGTAACAGACTTGTGCAGCCACAACCAGAGCTGGGCCAAAGAGGCTTGCGGCGATCTCTGGCTAGGGTTCGAACAAGATGATTTGGCCCGCTGGGCCACCGCTGCGGGACTGACTCCCGGGGAAAGCCTCTATGTGGGCTTACGTAATGGTTTCCAGATCCAGGTCCGCCATTTTCAGCGACCGGCTGGCGACACTCACCATCGGTAA
- the tkt gene encoding transketolase, translating into MPSRRERANAIRALSMDAVQKANSGHPGAPMGMADIAEVLWRDYLKHNPSNPSFADRDRFVLSNGHGSMLIYSLLHLTGYDLSIDDLKNFRQLHSRTPGHPEFGYTPGVETTTGPLGQGLANAVGFALAEKVLAAQFNRPGHNIVDHHTYVFLGDGCMMEGISHEVASLAGTLGLGKLIAFYDDNGISIDGEVEGWFTDDTPKRFEAYNWQVIRNVDGHDPEEIKTAIDTARKSPLPTLICCKTTIGFGSPNKQGKEDCHGAPLGAEEIALTRAALKWNHGPFEIPADIYAEWDAKEAGRAVEAEWDQRFAAYSAAFPTEANELVRRLAGDLPADFAEKANAYIAEVAAKGETIASRKASQNTLNAFGPLLPEFLGGSADLAGSNLTLWKGCKGVSAEDASGNYMYYGVREFGMTAIMNGVALHGGLVPYGATFLMFMEYARNAVRMSALMKQRVIHVYTHDSIGLGEDGPTHQPIEQLTSLRSTPNLDTWRPADAVESAVSWKCALERKDGPSALIFSRQNLQHQTRDAGQIADVSRGGYVLKDCAGEPELILIATGSEVGLAVQAFDKLTEQGRKVRVVSMPCTSVFDAQDAGYKQSVLPLQVSARIAIEAAHADFWYKYVGLEGRVIGMTTYGESAPAPALFEEFGFTLDNILGQAEELLED; encoded by the coding sequence ATGCCCAGCCGTCGTGAGCGTGCCAACGCCATTCGTGCCCTCAGCATGGATGCCGTGCAAAAAGCCAACAGCGGCCATCCAGGTGCCCCCATGGGTATGGCGGATATCGCCGAAGTACTTTGGCGTGACTACCTCAAGCACAACCCGAGCAATCCATCCTTCGCCGACCGTGACCGCTTCGTGCTGTCCAACGGTCATGGCTCGATGCTGATCTACTCGCTGTTGCACCTGACCGGCTACGACCTGTCGATCGATGACCTGAAGAACTTCCGCCAACTGCACAGCCGCACCCCGGGCCACCCGGAGTTCGGCTACACCCCAGGCGTGGAAACCACCACTGGTCCGCTGGGCCAGGGCCTGGCCAATGCCGTGGGCTTCGCCCTGGCGGAAAAGGTCCTGGCGGCGCAGTTCAACCGTCCAGGCCACAACATCGTCGATCACCACACCTACGTGTTCCTGGGTGATGGCTGCATGATGGAAGGCATTTCCCATGAAGTGGCGTCCCTGGCCGGTACCCTGGGCCTGGGCAAGCTGATTGCCTTCTACGATGACAACGGCATTTCCATCGACGGCGAAGTCGAAGGCTGGTTCACCGATGACACGCCCAAGCGTTTCGAAGCCTACAACTGGCAGGTGATCCGCAATGTCGACGGCCACGATCCGGAAGAGATCAAGACCGCCATCGACACCGCGCGCAAGAGCCCGCTGCCGACCCTGATCTGCTGCAAGACCACCATCGGTTTCGGTTCGCCGAACAAGCAAGGCAAGGAAGACTGCCACGGCGCGCCACTGGGTGCCGAGGAAATCGCCCTGACCCGCGCTGCGCTGAAGTGGAACCATGGCCCGTTCGAAATCCCGGCTGACATCTATGCCGAGTGGGACGCCAAGGAAGCCGGTCGCGCCGTCGAAGCCGAGTGGGATCAGCGTTTCGCCGCCTACTCCGCCGCATTCCCCACCGAAGCCAACGAACTGGTGCGTCGCCTTGCCGGTGATCTGCCTGCGGACTTCGCCGAGAAGGCCAACGCCTACATCGCTGAAGTCGCGGCCAAGGGCGAAACCATCGCCAGCCGTAAAGCCAGCCAGAACACCCTGAACGCCTTCGGCCCGCTGCTGCCTGAATTCCTCGGCGGTTCGGCCGACCTGGCCGGCTCCAACCTGACCCTGTGGAAAGGCTGCAAGGGCGTCAGCGCGGAAGACGCCAGCGGCAACTACATGTACTACGGCGTGCGCGAGTTCGGCATGACCGCCATCATGAACGGCGTCGCCCTGCACGGCGGCCTGGTGCCTTACGGCGCGACCTTCCTGATGTTCATGGAATACGCGCGCAACGCGGTGCGCATGTCGGCACTGATGAAGCAGCGGGTGATCCACGTCTACACCCACGACTCCATCGGCCTGGGCGAAGACGGCCCGACTCACCAGCCGATCGAGCAGCTGACCAGCCTGCGCAGCACCCCGAACCTCGACACCTGGCGCCCGGCCGATGCCGTGGAGTCGGCGGTGTCCTGGAAGTGCGCCCTGGAGCGCAAGGACGGCCCATCGGCGCTGATCTTCTCCCGGCAGAACCTGCAGCACCAAACCCGTGATGCCGGGCAGATCGCCGACGTCAGCCGCGGTGGCTACGTGTTGAAGGACTGCGCCGGCGAGCCTGAGCTGATCCTGATCGCCACCGGTTCGGAAGTGGGCCTGGCGGTTCAGGCGTTCGACAAGCTGACCGAGCAGGGCCGCAAGGTGCGTGTGGTGTCCATGCCATGCACCAGCGTGTTCGACGCTCAGGATGCCGGCTACAAGCAGTCGGTGCTGCCGCTGCAGGTCAGCGCGCGGATCGCCATCGAAGCCGCTCACGCCGACTTCTGGTACAAGTACGTCGGTCTGGAAGGCCGCGTGATCGGCATGACCACCTACGGTGAATCGGCCCCTGCGCCGGCCTTGTTCGAAGAGTTCGGTTTCACCCTGGACAACATCCTGGGCCAGGCCGAAGAGCTGCTGGAAGACTAA
- the epd gene encoding erythrose-4-phosphate dehydrogenase: MPQPRPYKVALNGYGRIGRCVLRALFERGAAAGFEIVAINDLADMASVEYLTRFDSTHGRFPGEVKVDGDCLHINGNCVKVLRSATPEGIDWASLGVDLVLECSGAYHTRVDGQRFLDAGAPRVLFSQPMASEADVDATIVYGVNQDCLTGAELLVSNASCTTNCGVPLLRLLDQAIGLEYVSITTIHSAMNDQPVIDAYHHEDLRRTRSAFQSVIPVSTGLARGIERLLPELAGRIQAKAVRVPTVNVSCLDITMQTVSDTDAAEVNRILREAATSGPLKGLLAYTELPHASCDFNHDPHSAIVDASQTRVSGPRLVNILAWFDNEWGFANRMLDVAGHYLQTATPRSATKLSVSEQQ; this comes from the coding sequence ATGCCTCAACCGCGTCCCTACAAAGTTGCACTCAACGGCTACGGCCGGATTGGTCGTTGCGTCTTGCGTGCTCTGTTCGAGCGAGGGGCTGCGGCCGGGTTCGAGATCGTCGCCATCAACGATCTGGCCGACATGGCCAGCGTCGAATACCTGACACGCTTCGACTCCACCCACGGCCGGTTTCCCGGCGAGGTGAAGGTCGACGGCGATTGTCTGCATATCAATGGCAATTGCGTGAAAGTGCTGCGCAGTGCCACCCCCGAAGGCATCGATTGGGCGTCCCTGGGCGTCGATCTGGTGCTGGAATGCTCCGGTGCCTACCACACCCGCGTAGACGGCCAGCGGTTCCTCGACGCCGGCGCGCCGCGGGTGCTGTTCTCCCAGCCGATGGCCAGCGAGGCGGATGTCGACGCCACCATCGTCTACGGGGTCAATCAGGACTGCCTGACCGGCGCCGAGCTGCTGGTGTCCAACGCCTCCTGCACCACCAACTGCGGCGTGCCGCTGTTGCGCCTGCTGGATCAGGCCATTGGCCTGGAGTACGTGTCGATCACCACCATTCACTCGGCGATGAACGACCAGCCGGTGATCGATGCCTATCACCACGAAGACCTGCGCCGGACCCGTTCGGCGTTCCAGTCGGTGATTCCGGTGTCCACAGGTCTGGCGCGCGGTATCGAGCGCTTGTTGCCGGAACTTGCCGGAAGAATCCAGGCCAAAGCAGTGCGGGTGCCGACGGTCAACGTGTCTTGCCTCGATATCACGATGCAGACTGTGAGCGATACCGACGCCGCCGAGGTCAACCGGATCCTGCGCGAGGCCGCCACCAGCGGTCCGCTCAAGGGCCTTTTGGCCTATACCGAGTTGCCGCACGCCAGCTGTGATTTCAATCATGACCCTCATTCGGCGATCGTCGATGCCAGTCAGACCCGTGTTTCCGGCCCCCGGCTGGTGAACATCCTGGCCTGGTTCGACAACGAATGGGGCTTTGCCAACCGGATGCTGGATGTTGCAGGGCACTACCTGCAAACAGCCACTCCACGCTCTGCCACTAAACTCTCTGTTTCTGAACAACAGTAA
- a CDS encoding phosphoglycerate kinase, protein MTVLKMTDLDLQGKRVLIREDLNVPVKDGVVTSDARILASLPTIKLALEKGAAVMVCSHLGRPTEGEFSAENSLKPVADYLSRALGRDVPLVADYLGGVEVKAGDVVLFENVRFNKGEKKNADELAQQYAALCDVFVMDAFGTAHRAEGSTHGVAKFAKVAAAGPLLAAELDALGKALGNPAKPMAAIVAGSKVSTKLDVLNSLSQICDQLIVGGGIANTFLAAAGHPVGKSLYEPDLLDTARAIAAKVSVPLPVDVVVAKEFAESAEATVKLIADVAADDMILDIGPQTAAQFAELLKSSKTILWNGPVGVFEFDQFGNGTQVLAQAIADSAAFSIAGGGDTLAAIDKYGVAQQISYISTGGGAFLEFVEGKVLPAVEVLEARAKA, encoded by the coding sequence ATGACCGTGTTGAAGATGACCGACCTCGATCTGCAAGGTAAGCGCGTGCTGATCCGCGAAGACCTCAACGTCCCAGTCAAGGACGGTGTTGTCACCAGCGATGCGCGGATCCTGGCTTCGCTGCCGACCATCAAGCTGGCCCTGGAAAAGGGCGCGGCAGTGATGGTCTGCTCGCACCTGGGCCGCCCGACCGAAGGCGAGTTCTCTGCCGAGAACAGCCTCAAGCCGGTGGCCGACTACCTGAGCCGCGCCCTGGGCCGCGACGTGCCGCTGGTGGCCGACTACCTGGGTGGCGTCGAGGTCAAGGCCGGCGACGTCGTGCTGTTCGAGAACGTGCGCTTCAACAAGGGCGAGAAAAAGAACGCCGACGAACTGGCCCAGCAATACGCCGCCCTGTGCGACGTGTTCGTGATGGACGCCTTCGGCACCGCGCACCGTGCCGAGGGCTCGACCCACGGCGTGGCCAAGTTCGCCAAAGTCGCCGCCGCTGGCCCGCTGCTGGCCGCTGAACTGGATGCACTGGGCAAGGCCCTGGGCAACCCGGCCAAGCCGATGGCGGCCATCGTTGCCGGCTCCAAGGTGTCGACCAAGCTGGACGTACTCAACAGCCTGAGCCAGATCTGCGACCAGCTGATTGTCGGCGGCGGCATCGCCAACACCTTCCTCGCTGCTGCCGGGCATCCGGTGGGCAAGTCGCTGTACGAGCCAGACCTGCTGGACACCGCCCGTGCCATCGCCGCCAAGGTCAGCGTGCCGCTGCCAGTGGACGTGGTGGTGGCCAAGGAATTCGCCGAAAGCGCTGAAGCGACCGTCAAGCTGATCGCCGACGTGGCCGCCGATGACATGATCCTCGACATCGGTCCGCAAACCGCCGCGCAGTTCGCCGAACTGCTGAAATCCTCCAAGACCATCCTCTGGAACGGTCCGGTGGGCGTGTTCGAATTCGACCAGTTCGGCAACGGCACCCAGGTGCTGGCCCAGGCCATCGCCGACAGCGCCGCGTTCTCCATCGCAGGCGGTGGCGACACCCTGGCAGCCATCGACAAATATGGCGTGGCTCAGCAGATCTCCTACATTTCCACCGGTGGTGGCGCGTTCCTCGAGTTCGTCGAGGGCAAGGTGCTGCCAGCGGTTGAAGTCCTGGAAGCCCGGGCCAAGGCCTGA